From one Methylomonas paludis genomic stretch:
- a CDS encoding glycosyltransferase family 9 protein, translating into MVAHQYNGNIIVFRIGSLGDTLVALPAFHLLRKQYPQSKIILLTNTPVDGGIKAAASHQILMGSGLVDQFIEYPHGRFSLPALMRVISEIRKLKPQEVVYLMPRRTKLQRFRDALFFFIAGIWRVRGLFVAESANTHHKLPGGEYYESEASRLIRSVGFDSNGLDQSLFSLVLQENERDTAKKILADISIPFIAISVGAKVPANDWGSDRWFDLLKKLAGSLPNSYALVCFGSKDEFERCESITSEWPGPVLNLCGALSPRESAAVLERAAIYVGHDSGPMHLASSVGIPCISIFAARNKPGVWFPYGNEENVFYRNVPCSNCKLSVCTEHQMICIYSIEPEEVAERIHQLLSAKL; encoded by the coding sequence ATGGTAGCTCATCAATATAATGGTAATATTATCGTTTTTAGGATTGGTAGTTTAGGTGATACTCTGGTAGCACTACCGGCGTTTCATTTGTTGAGAAAGCAATATCCGCAAAGTAAGATAATACTTTTGACTAATACTCCGGTTGATGGCGGTATTAAGGCCGCCGCTAGTCATCAGATATTGATGGGTTCGGGACTAGTTGACCAGTTTATTGAATATCCTCATGGTCGATTTAGTCTACCTGCTTTGATGCGGGTTATTTCGGAAATACGTAAGTTAAAGCCGCAGGAAGTGGTTTATTTAATGCCTCGGCGTACAAAGCTGCAAAGGTTTAGAGATGCCTTATTCTTTTTCATTGCGGGCATTTGGCGAGTGAGGGGTTTGTTTGTTGCTGAATCTGCCAACACTCATCATAAGCTGCCTGGTGGTGAATATTATGAATCTGAGGCCAGTCGTCTGATTAGATCTGTGGGGTTTGATTCAAACGGGCTTGATCAATCCTTGTTTTCTCTTGTTTTGCAAGAAAATGAGCGGGATACCGCCAAAAAAATATTGGCGGATATCTCAATACCTTTTATTGCTATCAGTGTTGGTGCGAAAGTTCCTGCCAATGATTGGGGGAGTGATCGTTGGTTTGATTTACTGAAAAAATTGGCTGGTTCATTGCCTAATTCTTACGCTCTTGTTTGCTTTGGTTCTAAGGATGAATTTGAGCGCTGTGAATCGATTACGTCAGAATGGCCTGGGCCGGTGCTCAATCTTTGCGGTGCGTTAAGTCCTCGGGAAAGTGCTGCGGTGTTAGAGCGGGCAGCAATTTATGTTGGTCACGATAGTGGGCCTATGCATTTGGCCAGTAGTGTTGGCATTCCTTGCATTAGTATTTTTGCCGCACGTAATAAGCCAGGTGTTTGGTTTCCATACGGCAATGAAGAAAATGTATTTTATCGGAATGTGCCTTGTTCAAACTGCAAGCTCAGTGTTTGTACAGAGCATCAAATGATCTGCATTTATTCAATTGAGCCAGAAGAAGTTGCTGAACGAATTCATCAGCTGCTTTCTGCGAAGTTGTAA
- a CDS encoding D-sedoheptulose-7-phosphate isomerase — translation MHNDSNVGSIEAIQKLYRDGFEEHTQTHTATTINCITPLVKLTQICIDALNQGNKILFAGNGGSAADAQHLATELTIRFEINRPAIAAIALTTDTSTITAAANDFGFNLIFSRQVEALGKPGDVFIGITTSGKSPNILTAFEQARKMGITCVAFTGSAGAQLQDVVDVLIMVPSTNTARVQEEHILLGHLLCKGLEQNISAKRD, via the coding sequence ATGCATAACGACAGCAATGTGGGCAGCATAGAAGCAATCCAAAAACTTTACCGTGATGGTTTCGAGGAACATACCCAAACTCATACCGCCACAACCATCAACTGCATCACCCCTCTGGTCAAGCTTACTCAAATCTGTATTGATGCGCTTAATCAAGGCAACAAAATCCTTTTCGCCGGCAACGGTGGAAGTGCAGCAGATGCCCAACATCTAGCCACCGAACTAACAATCCGCTTTGAAATCAATCGCCCCGCCATAGCAGCAATAGCATTAACCACAGACACATCCACAATAACAGCCGCCGCAAATGACTTTGGCTTTAACCTGATTTTTTCCCGGCAGGTCGAAGCGTTAGGCAAACCAGGTGATGTTTTTATTGGCATCACCACCTCAGGTAAAAGCCCAAACATACTGACTGCTTTTGAACAAGCCCGCAAAATGGGCATAACCTGCGTAGCCTTTACCGGCTCCGCTGGCGCCCAGCTACAAGACGTAGTGGACGTACTAATCATGGTACCGTCCACAAACACAGCCAGAGTTCAGGAAGAACACATCTTACTTGGACATCTTTTATGTAAAGGGCTTGAACAAAACATTTCTGCAAAGAGGGATTAA
- the rfaE1 gene encoding D-glycero-beta-D-manno-heptose-7-phosphate kinase yields MLDILETISSQIHNGTLKPIICVGDIMLDRFYYGHVDRISPEAPVPVLVIKDEKLMLGGAGNVVANMAELGAPSLFVSVLGDDAEGHCILDMLNAKSKCQVQILRENQRQTTVKTRCVGSNQQIVRLDKESTNSINNDSQQFVINAVTNNLSTSKVVILSDYGKGILSDQVIEAIIKAANSNGARIIVDPKGHDYSKYRGAYLVTPNRKELADATGLTGKSDEQIIFAARQLMSKTGIKNVLVTRSEEGMTLVTEAGDVKHIRTTAREVYDVSGAGDTVVAVLTVALSSDIPLYEASLIANQAASVVVGKIGTASINLDELYEAILEKETISAEKKLFSNIQLQKLVLEWKSAGLTVGFTNGCFDLLHPGHVTLLEKCRSQCDRLIVALNTDKSVKRLKGDSRPVQSEISRAIIMASLQSVDAVVLFSEDTPLAIIEELSPNKLFKGGDYNFETVVGADFVKQAGGEVVLIDLVPDQSTTRLISKMNQK; encoded by the coding sequence GTGTTAGATATACTTGAAACCATTAGCTCTCAAATACATAACGGGACATTAAAACCAATTATTTGTGTCGGCGACATCATGCTGGATCGATTCTACTACGGCCACGTCGATCGTATCTCACCCGAAGCACCGGTCCCAGTATTAGTAATTAAGGATGAAAAACTCATGTTGGGTGGTGCCGGAAACGTGGTTGCCAATATGGCCGAATTGGGCGCTCCTAGCCTATTCGTATCAGTACTAGGCGATGATGCCGAAGGCCATTGCATACTGGACATGTTAAATGCAAAGTCAAAATGTCAAGTACAAATACTTAGGGAAAATCAGCGCCAAACAACTGTTAAAACTCGTTGCGTCGGCTCAAACCAGCAAATTGTGCGACTGGACAAAGAATCAACCAATAGCATCAATAATGACTCGCAACAGTTTGTTATCAATGCTGTTACTAACAACCTAAGCACATCCAAAGTGGTCATCCTGTCAGACTACGGCAAAGGCATACTCTCTGACCAAGTTATCGAAGCAATCATCAAAGCCGCCAACAGTAACGGCGCCCGCATCATAGTCGACCCTAAAGGCCATGATTACAGCAAATATAGAGGGGCTTACCTTGTCACGCCAAATCGCAAAGAACTAGCTGATGCGACCGGACTAACAGGCAAAAGTGATGAACAGATTATATTTGCCGCACGACAATTAATGTCAAAAACCGGCATCAAAAACGTCTTGGTTACCCGTAGCGAAGAAGGCATGACACTAGTCACAGAAGCCGGCGACGTCAAACATATCCGCACCACTGCCCGCGAAGTTTACGATGTATCTGGTGCCGGGGATACTGTAGTGGCCGTGCTGACAGTTGCGCTATCTAGTGACATTCCATTGTATGAGGCTTCATTAATAGCCAATCAAGCCGCATCTGTAGTGGTTGGTAAAATTGGCACCGCTTCGATCAACCTTGATGAATTGTACGAAGCCATCCTTGAAAAAGAAACCATCTCAGCTGAGAAAAAATTATTTTCAAACATACAACTGCAAAAACTGGTGCTGGAATGGAAATCAGCAGGTCTAACCGTTGGCTTTACCAACGGCTGCTTTGATTTACTACACCCAGGTCATGTTACTCTCCTGGAAAAATGTCGCTCTCAATGCGACAGACTGATAGTTGCCCTCAACACCGACAAATCAGTAAAACGCCTCAAAGGCGATAGCAGACCTGTACAATCAGAAATTTCCAGAGCCATCATCATGGCTTCACTTCAAAGCGTGGATGCCGTAGTATTATTTTCAGAAGATACGCCACTAGCAATTATTGAAGAACTAAGCCCAAATAAATTATTTAAAGGTGGTGATTACAACTTTGAAACAGTGGTTGGCGCTGATTTTGTTAAACAGGCCGGCGGCGAAGTCGTCCTTATTGATTTAGTCCCGGATCAAAGTACAACACGATTAATCAGTAAAATGAATCAAAAATAA
- the rfaD gene encoding ADP-glyceromanno-heptose 6-epimerase has translation MILVTGGAGFIGSNIVANLDDQNIEVIVSDRLRSANKWRNISGRRISQFVFPENLAAFLESEGQNIKAIIHMGAISATTATDADEVIQNNFQLSVSLWQWCVKNSVKFIYASSAATYGEGENGFKDNYDAKSLAALSPMNLYGWSKHLFDRWVTDTVDRNRSTPPQWVGLKFFNVYGPNEYHKGSMRSVVSQLHDTLQAGGHPKLIKSHRADYEHGGQLRDFVYVKDCVKIIDWLLANPNISGIFNVGTGQARSFADLTKATLTAMNIHDRDIEYIDMPESIRSKYQYFTQADLSNLRQAGYTAPLFSLEDGINDYVQQFLLTTNQYR, from the coding sequence ATGATTCTTGTTACTGGCGGTGCAGGGTTTATAGGCTCGAATATCGTGGCAAATCTTGATGATCAAAACATCGAGGTTATAGTGTCCGACCGTTTAAGATCGGCAAACAAATGGCGTAACATTTCTGGTCGACGTATTAGTCAATTTGTATTTCCAGAAAATTTGGCCGCCTTTTTAGAGTCGGAAGGTCAAAATATAAAAGCCATCATCCATATGGGCGCCATTTCCGCAACAACGGCTACAGATGCTGACGAAGTAATCCAAAACAATTTTCAATTGTCCGTAAGTTTATGGCAATGGTGCGTAAAAAATTCAGTTAAATTCATATACGCATCTTCCGCAGCCACGTATGGTGAAGGTGAAAACGGATTCAAAGACAATTACGATGCCAAAAGCCTGGCAGCCCTGTCCCCCATGAATTTGTATGGGTGGTCAAAACACCTATTTGATCGCTGGGTTACCGATACAGTTGATCGGAATCGTTCAACCCCACCACAATGGGTAGGCTTAAAGTTTTTTAATGTGTATGGGCCAAATGAATACCATAAGGGATCAATGCGTAGCGTGGTTTCACAACTACATGATACCCTGCAAGCGGGCGGACACCCAAAATTAATCAAATCACACCGAGCTGATTATGAGCATGGCGGACAATTAAGAGACTTTGTCTATGTAAAAGATTGTGTCAAAATCATAGATTGGTTGCTTGCAAATCCAAATATATCCGGCATTTTCAATGTCGGAACTGGACAAGCCCGCAGCTTTGCAGACCTGACAAAAGCCACATTGACAGCCATGAACATCCATGATCGTGACATTGAATACATTGATATGCCTGAATCGATACGTTCAAAATATCAATATTTCACCCAGGCTGATTTAAGCAATTTACGTCAAGCTGGTTATACTGCCCCTTTATTTTCTCTAGAAGATGGCATCAACGATTATGTACAGCAATTTTTGCTGACGACAAATCAGTATCGTTAA
- a CDS encoding NAD-dependent epimerase/dehydratase family protein, producing the protein MNEISKRILITGGSGFIGTNLIEVLKQGDSELLNIDIKPPLNANQNDIYKNVDIRDYASLSAVINEFNPTQIYHLGARTDLNGPDLEAYDTNTDGVLNLIKAVENSSSVKRVIYTSSRLVCRIGYKPKSDDDYCSTTPYGESKVIGEKYVKESAYQNYEWSIVRPTSIWGPWFGLPYSQFFDMVRQKKYVHPKGKKINKSFGFVGNTVYQLISIMNAESEKINHKTFYVGDYQPIEVNEFANKICRAFNISSILTVPGSLLRAFAITGDFLKFIGIKNPPLTSFRLNNLLTEMVHDFGALPNITGPLPYSADDGIKITVEWILNSEKHK; encoded by the coding sequence ATGAACGAAATTTCAAAACGCATTTTAATAACCGGCGGGTCTGGCTTTATTGGAACCAACCTAATCGAAGTTCTTAAACAGGGTGATTCGGAATTATTGAATATTGATATCAAGCCACCTTTAAACGCAAATCAAAATGATATTTACAAAAACGTAGATATAAGAGATTACGCCAGCCTTTCAGCAGTTATTAATGAGTTCAATCCAACTCAAATTTACCATCTTGGTGCACGCACCGATTTAAACGGACCTGACTTAGAGGCTTATGACACAAATACTGACGGCGTTTTAAACTTAATTAAGGCCGTTGAAAATAGCTCAAGCGTGAAACGAGTTATTTATACATCATCAAGACTAGTTTGCAGAATAGGATATAAGCCTAAAAGTGATGATGATTATTGCTCTACTACGCCATACGGCGAAAGCAAAGTTATTGGTGAAAAGTATGTCAAAGAATCTGCTTACCAAAATTACGAGTGGTCTATAGTAAGACCTACCTCAATTTGGGGACCATGGTTTGGTTTACCTTATAGCCAATTCTTCGATATGGTTCGTCAAAAAAAATATGTGCATCCTAAAGGAAAAAAAATCAATAAATCGTTTGGTTTTGTTGGTAACACTGTCTATCAACTAATATCCATCATGAATGCAGAATCAGAAAAGATTAATCACAAGACCTTTTATGTCGGTGACTATCAGCCAATCGAAGTCAATGAATTTGCAAATAAAATTTGTCGCGCATTTAATATATCATCTATCTTAACTGTTCCAGGAAGTTTACTCAGAGCTTTTGCAATTACAGGTGATTTTCTTAAATTCATAGGCATAAAAAACCCACCCTTAACCTCGTTCAGACTAAATAATCTCTTAACCGAAATGGTTCATGATTTTGGTGCCCTCCCAAACATAACAGGTCCGTTACCTTATTCTGCAGATGATGGCATAAAGATTACAGTTGAATGGATACTTAATAGTGAAAAACACAAATAA
- a CDS encoding WcaF family extracellular polysaccharide biosynthesis acetyltransferase: MKNTNNNPIKYQDLSKFSVPANFRGKNVFIVQLWWIVQATIFRLSPQFMYGFRAKLLRLFGAKIGHNVLIRNTAIITYPWKLEIGNNTWVGDDSVIYNLDDVFIGSNVAIAHRVYLCTGLHDTTKLTFDIQAKPIHIKDQTWLANDIFVGPGLTVGFGTVIGARSTVLHDMPDGMICYGYPCVPVKQRTIINDSTASV, from the coding sequence GTGAAAAACACAAATAACAACCCAATTAAATATCAGGATTTATCAAAATTTTCAGTTCCCGCTAACTTTAGGGGAAAAAATGTATTTATTGTCCAGCTGTGGTGGATAGTTCAGGCGACTATTTTTCGGTTATCACCACAGTTTATGTATGGGTTTAGAGCAAAATTGCTGCGCCTATTTGGAGCAAAAATTGGACACAACGTATTAATAAGAAACACCGCAATTATTACTTACCCATGGAAACTAGAAATTGGTAATAATACCTGGGTAGGTGATGATAGCGTTATATATAACCTTGATGATGTATTTATCGGTTCAAATGTTGCGATAGCCCATCGAGTATATTTATGCACAGGTTTACATGACACAACTAAGCTAACCTTCGACATTCAAGCAAAGCCAATTCATATCAAAGATCAGACTTGGCTTGCAAATGATATATTTGTTGGTCCTGGTTTAACAGTTGGTTTTGGTACAGTTATCGGTGCGCGCAGCACAGTGTTGCATGATATGCCTGATGGGATGATTTGCTACGGCTACCCTTGCGTACCAGTAAAACAACGCACCATCATAAATGACAGTACCGCGTCAGTATAA
- the gmd gene encoding GDP-mannose 4,6-dehydratase has product MSKQVALITGITGQDGSYLAEFLLEKGYEVHGIKRRASLFNTERVDHIYQDPHENEQRFYLHYGDLTDSSNLTRIISEIRPTEVYNLGAMSHVAVSFESPEYTADVDAIGTLRLLESLRFLGLDKTTRFYQASTSELYGLVQEIPQKETTPFYPRSPYAVAKLYAYWITVNYREAYGMYACNGVLFNHESPRRGETFVTRKITRGLCNIALGIEDCLYMGNVDSLRDWGHAKDYVRMQWMMLQQEKPEDFVIATGVQYSVKQFIEFAALELGIVLRWEGEGVDKKAFIDSVTGDKAPNVKVGQVIVQIDPRYFRPAEVETLLGDPSYAKQKLGWEPQITLPELVSEMVASDLYQARKHALLVNEGFPVSVSRE; this is encoded by the coding sequence ATGTCAAAGCAAGTTGCTCTAATTACCGGTATTACTGGTCAGGATGGTTCTTATCTGGCTGAGTTTTTATTGGAAAAGGGTTATGAAGTGCATGGTATTAAACGTAGAGCATCTTTGTTTAATACGGAACGGGTTGATCATATTTATCAGGATCCACATGAAAATGAGCAACGTTTTTATTTGCATTATGGTGATTTAACAGACAGTTCGAATTTGACCCGAATTATCAGCGAAATTAGACCTACTGAGGTTTATAATTTAGGTGCGATGAGTCATGTTGCTGTATCGTTTGAGTCGCCTGAATATACTGCTGATGTAGATGCTATTGGTACTTTGCGCTTATTAGAATCTTTACGTTTTCTTGGACTTGATAAAACTACACGTTTTTACCAGGCATCAACTTCCGAGTTGTATGGTTTGGTTCAAGAAATTCCACAGAAGGAAACGACGCCTTTTTATCCACGATCACCGTATGCAGTAGCAAAGCTTTATGCCTATTGGATTACGGTTAATTACCGTGAAGCTTACGGTATGTATGCTTGTAATGGAGTTTTGTTCAATCATGAATCGCCACGTCGCGGTGAAACATTTGTAACACGGAAAATTACCCGTGGATTATGTAATATTGCGTTGGGTATTGAGGATTGTCTCTATATGGGTAATGTCGATTCTTTAAGGGATTGGGGGCATGCCAAAGATTACGTACGTATGCAATGGATGATGTTACAACAGGAAAAGCCTGAAGATTTTGTAATTGCGACTGGCGTTCAATATTCGGTTAAGCAGTTTATTGAATTTGCAGCACTTGAACTTGGCATCGTGTTACGTTGGGAAGGTGAAGGTGTTGACAAGAAGGCGTTTATTGATTCTGTGACAGGCGATAAAGCTCCGAATGTGAAAGTAGGACAAGTTATTGTTCAGATTGATCCTCGTTATTTTAGACCAGCCGAAGTTGAAACTTTGCTGGGTGATCCTAGTTATGCCAAACAAAAATTGGGTTGGGAACCGCAAATCACCTTGCCGGAATTAGTGAGTGAAATGGTGGCTTCTGATTTATATCAAGCCAGAAAACATGCTCTGTTGGTTAACGAAGGGTTTCCTGTTTCAGTAAGCCGGGAGTGA
- a CDS encoding glycosyltransferase — MKILHIIRSCDPKAGGPIEGVTQLSKCYKELGHQLSVVTLDLDDADFVKNQTLFEVFALGSGKKSTYGYSKKLIPWLTLHCHEYDVIVINGIWQYHSFAAHRVLIKAKKPYYIFTHGMLDPWFKRAYPLKHLKKYLYWWWGEYPVLRDAKQVLFTCEEEKIQARESFWPYRCQEQVVSYGTAGCIGDQDLQKQLFLETYPQLQGKRYLLFLSRIHPKKGVDLLIEAFSKVYSAADDTILVIAGPDQVGMQSNLTQLAERLGVAEKIVWPGMLSGDLKWGAYLNADAFVLPSHQENFGIVVAEALSANVPVLISNKVNIWREIVEDNAGLVANDDLVGCESLLSQWQHIDDVAKDNMRVNARVCFKNRYEITKASSFLLGLFEG; from the coding sequence ATGAAAATTCTACATATAATTCGCTCTTGTGATCCTAAGGCAGGTGGGCCAATTGAGGGTGTTACCCAGTTGTCTAAGTGTTATAAAGAATTAGGGCATCAGTTAAGTGTTGTTACGCTTGATTTAGACGATGCTGATTTTGTAAAGAATCAGACTTTGTTTGAAGTTTTTGCTCTAGGATCGGGTAAGAAGAGTACATACGGTTATAGCAAAAAATTAATTCCTTGGTTAACATTACACTGTCACGAATATGATGTGATTGTTATTAATGGTATTTGGCAGTATCACAGTTTCGCTGCACATCGCGTATTGATTAAAGCTAAAAAACCGTATTATATTTTTACCCACGGTATGCTAGATCCTTGGTTTAAACGTGCGTACCCATTAAAACATTTGAAAAAATATTTGTATTGGTGGTGGGGTGAATATCCGGTATTGCGTGATGCCAAGCAGGTTTTGTTTACTTGTGAAGAAGAAAAAATCCAAGCAAGAGAGTCTTTCTGGCCATACCGCTGCCAGGAGCAAGTGGTTAGTTATGGTACTGCTGGTTGTATTGGTGATCAGGATTTACAAAAGCAGTTGTTCTTGGAGACATACCCACAATTGCAAGGTAAACGTTATTTGTTATTCTTAAGCCGAATTCATCCCAAGAAAGGCGTTGATTTGCTGATAGAAGCATTTTCAAAAGTCTATTCTGCCGCCGATGATACCATATTGGTTATCGCTGGTCCCGATCAGGTTGGTATGCAGTCTAACCTTACACAATTGGCGGAAAGATTGGGTGTGGCTGAGAAAATAGTTTGGCCAGGTATGTTATCCGGTGATTTAAAATGGGGTGCTTATTTAAATGCTGATGCTTTTGTTTTGCCCTCTCATCAGGAAAACTTTGGTATTGTTGTCGCCGAAGCCCTTTCAGCGAATGTTCCGGTATTAATTAGCAATAAAGTTAATATTTGGCGAGAAATAGTTGAGGATAATGCTGGTTTAGTTGCTAATGATGATTTGGTTGGTTGTGAGAGTTTATTATCTCAATGGCAGCATATTGATGATGTTGCGAAAGATAATATGCGAGTAAATGCTCGTGTTTGTTTTAAAAATCGGTACGAAATCACTAAAGCTAGTTCCTTTTTACTTGGTTTGTTTGAAGGATGA
- a CDS encoding IS1380 family transposase, with protein MARFKLKESKKELTSYAGLSLIGQCLEAINVEAVVDGQIPVSQGIKTSDLLKTMVGLLCIGKSDFEAVEPFREDRFFKKALDVRKVPGSVWLRQRLDRISGKLLEPLDECSIRLIERIQAPITPHKGYVCLDLDTFVMDQSGTKKEEVSRTYQGVDGYTPVAAYIGNEGWCVGLELRPGRWHSSLEIDYFLERLFPRVERLVAPTLPVLLRKDSGFDSAKLLFAIADEKVRWAAMDRCFDYLVKWNPRKQDKTAWVEKAQAAGAFVEKRPGKREALMTLIVERAWKKQIRHFRLVIRVIERTTNKHGQMLLLPEVELEGWWTSLEEAEEMVIERYRDHGTHEQFHSEFKTDLDLERLPSGKFETNDCLLRMGMLAYNCLRLIGQLGLTGHLAPIRHPAKRRRLRTVLQEVMYRAAQVIHKARQWWLDLGHDSPVAKVFAFLQERLVVQPGFASG; from the coding sequence ATGGCACGTTTTAAGCTAAAAGAATCCAAGAAGGAACTGACTTCCTATGCCGGGCTGTCGTTAATCGGCCAATGCCTGGAAGCCATCAATGTCGAAGCGGTGGTGGATGGACAAATTCCGGTATCCCAAGGGATTAAGACCTCTGATTTATTGAAAACGATGGTCGGTCTGTTATGTATAGGCAAAAGCGATTTCGAAGCAGTTGAACCGTTTCGTGAGGATCGTTTTTTCAAGAAAGCATTGGATGTACGCAAGGTTCCTGGCAGTGTCTGGCTGCGGCAACGGCTTGATCGTATCAGCGGTAAGCTACTGGAACCGTTGGACGAATGTTCGATTCGACTCATTGAGCGAATACAAGCCCCGATCACACCCCATAAAGGTTACGTCTGCCTGGATTTGGATACCTTCGTCATGGATCAGAGTGGCACCAAGAAGGAAGAGGTCAGCCGAACCTATCAAGGTGTGGATGGTTATACGCCGGTTGCGGCGTATATAGGCAATGAGGGCTGGTGTGTCGGCTTGGAGTTACGCCCCGGTCGCTGGCATTCATCGCTGGAGATTGATTATTTTTTAGAGCGGCTATTTCCTCGCGTTGAGCGTTTGGTTGCACCGACTTTACCGGTACTGCTTCGCAAAGATTCAGGGTTTGATAGCGCCAAGCTGTTGTTTGCCATCGCCGATGAGAAAGTGCGCTGGGCGGCTATGGATCGGTGCTTTGACTACTTGGTCAAATGGAATCCCAGAAAACAGGACAAAACAGCTTGGGTCGAAAAAGCACAAGCAGCCGGAGCCTTTGTTGAAAAACGACCCGGTAAACGGGAAGCGTTAATGACGTTGATCGTAGAACGCGCCTGGAAAAAACAGATTCGTCATTTCAGACTGGTCATACGGGTCATTGAGCGCACCACGAATAAACATGGACAGATGCTGTTGTTGCCGGAGGTAGAACTGGAAGGTTGGTGGACAAGTCTGGAGGAAGCGGAGGAAATGGTCATTGAACGCTATCGCGATCACGGTACACATGAGCAATTCCATTCGGAATTCAAAACCGACCTGGATTTGGAGCGGTTACCCTCAGGTAAGTTTGAGACCAACGACTGCCTGTTGAGAATGGGCATGCTGGCCTATAACTGCTTGCGGCTGATTGGTCAACTGGGCTTGACGGGTCACTTGGCACCGATACGCCATCCTGCAAAACGTCGGCGGTTACGAACCGTGCTGCAAGAAGTCATGTATCGAGCCGCTCAGGTCATCCATAAGGCCCGGCAATGGTGGCTTGATTTGGGGCACGATTCGCCAGTCGCTAAAGTATTCGCTTTTTTGCAGGAGCGATTGGTGGTACAGCCTGGCTTTGCATCGGGATAA
- a CDS encoding MATE family efflux transporter, translating into MENKAIQRWTVLSNWISRIISIGIQLISIPILTTKLGADGFAVYALICSLAAWFGLTDFGVGKSLQNYIGEGKAKQQLFGEYVAAALIVLILNVGFFSALLYYFYEYAAKFLFGSFKFIDNEQQQELIIVCTVLYFGYMLGLVTTQALYALRKGIVANILTVFNNLFFVIALTQINESDKFLSLEYSVVAFIGPQCVLGVISFIGVVISNAVFRGVDINRAVKNLLYRGIKFSMLSIMTITVLNVDYIIMTRTLRPDDISQYNILYRIFWVGMSFYQGLLAANWSYYTARAANSEWRIILKSIKTTITFGVFTVSIFGASLYFLLPYVVKIIAPNLNVAVESSLVAWFSFYIIIRIWCETFSTVLQSISKLGVIIYILPIQALVSILSQYYLSIELGVKGILIGLILSFVVTMVWILPLKFKSVITKCN; encoded by the coding sequence ATGGAAAATAAAGCCATACAAAGATGGACTGTATTAAGTAACTGGATAAGTCGAATAATTTCTATTGGCATACAATTAATTAGTATACCAATACTAACCACAAAATTGGGAGCAGACGGTTTTGCAGTATATGCCTTAATTTGTTCTCTAGCTGCCTGGTTTGGGTTAACAGACTTTGGTGTCGGTAAAAGTCTACAGAACTATATTGGTGAAGGTAAAGCAAAACAACAATTATTTGGTGAATATGTCGCAGCAGCATTAATTGTATTAATTTTGAACGTAGGTTTTTTTTCAGCGCTACTTTATTATTTTTATGAATATGCCGCAAAATTCCTATTTGGCAGTTTTAAATTTATAGATAATGAGCAGCAACAAGAGTTAATTATAGTCTGCACAGTATTATATTTTGGTTATATGCTGGGATTGGTTACGACTCAAGCCTTGTATGCATTAAGAAAGGGTATAGTGGCAAATATTTTGACGGTTTTTAATAATCTGTTTTTCGTTATAGCATTAACCCAAATTAATGAAAGTGATAAGTTTTTAAGCTTGGAATATAGTGTAGTAGCATTTATAGGGCCGCAATGTGTACTAGGAGTAATTAGTTTTATAGGAGTGGTAATAAGCAATGCAGTTTTTAGAGGTGTTGATATTAATAGGGCAGTAAAGAATCTGCTTTATAGAGGGATTAAATTCTCCATGTTATCAATTATGACGATAACTGTTTTGAATGTTGATTATATAATCATGACAAGGACATTGCGGCCTGATGATATTTCGCAATATAATATTCTATATAGAATATTTTGGGTTGGTATGTCGTTTTATCAGGGATTATTGGCAGCAAATTGGTCATATTATACAGCGAGAGCAGCAAATAGCGAATGGCGTATAATACTCAAATCAATTAAAACTACAATTACTTTTGGTGTTTTTACTGTATCCATTTTTGGGGCAAGTTTGTATTTTTTATTACCATATGTTGTAAAAATTATTGCGCCGAATCTTAATGTAGCAGTAGAAAGTAGTCTCGTTGCCTGGTTTTCTTTTTATATCATAATACGGATTTGGTGTGAAACCTTTTCCACAGTACTTCAGTCAATTAGTAAGTTGGGTGTTATTATATATATATTGCCAATACAAGCATTGGTAAGTATTTTGTCGCAGTATTATTTATCAATAGAGCTTGGTGTCAAAGGAATATTGATCGGTTTAATTCTTTCTTTTGTGGTTACAATGGTTTGGATATTGCCGTTAAAGTTTAAATCAGTAATTACTAAATGCAATTGA